CACACGGTGGGAAAGGTATCGCGAAAGCCTTATTATCCAAAATTCTCGGCTTAAATAAAAATGATTTTGTCTATTTAACTACGCAAACAGGAAGCTATCAAGCTATCTATTTATATCAGAAATTCGGTTTTGAAAAATACGTCGGAAAAACGCCGAAAAATTGGAGAACAGTCAACTTTCAAGAGGAAAAGGAAGCGGCCTGGCAAATTATCGAAAATAAAATTGCCGAACACCAAGCCTAGTTGGAAAACTTTCAACCAAGTGAAATCCATGTTATAATCAAAAAAACATCGAAACAAAAACCAGTTCATTCGTGAAGTGGTTTCGTTCATGTAAGGAGAAGCTTTTATGAAATTAATCGCAGGACTCGGAAACCCGGGCAAAAAATACGAACGTACCCGGCATAATGTCGGTTTTATGGTAGTTGACGAGCTAAGTTTTCGTCATCAAACCCCTTGGAAGAAATCAAAATTTAATGGTATGACAAGCGAAATTATCGTCGGCGGTGAAAAAATGATTTTAGTTAAACCGCTCACTTTTATGAACGCTTCAGGTGAATGCATTCGTCCACTCATGGATTACTACAACATACCAATTGAAGATGTCGTGATTGTGTATGATGATCTCGATTTACCAGTTGGGAAAATTAGATTACGCCAAAAGGGTAGTGCTGGCGGACATAATGGAATGAAATCAATTATTCAACACGTTAAAACACAAGAGTTTAATCGCATTCGTGTTGGTGTTAGCCGTCCTTTAAAAGGAGAAGTTATTCATTATGTCTTGGGAGATTTTCCTAAAGCAGAACAACCTGATATTATTGCAGCAATTCAAAAAAGCGCAGATGCTATTGAAGACTATGCGCAAACGCCATTTATAGAAGTTATGAACAAATACAATCAAAAATAGACAATGACGACGCGTGGCAATCTTTTTGCCACGTATTTCGGTCTTTCTTCGGACGCTTGATTTACTCTCGCGTTACATAGAATGAATTTTCTGACAAAAAGGAGCTGTTTTCCCTTGAAAGGATTACAACAATTAATATATGAACAAAAAGATATCCGAGCGGTTTTAAATGCGCTGGATGAAAAAGAAAAAGCGCAACTTGTCACTGGGCTCACAGGTTCTTCTCGTGCGCTATTTGCAAGTGTGGTAGAAGGCGCGTCAAAGCGTCCAGTTGTATTTGTTACGCACAATTTATACCATGCGCAAAAATTATATGATGATTTACTTTCTTTAATGGATGTCGATCGACTATTTTTATATCCAGCAGATGAACTGATTTCTTCTGAGTTGAGTATCTCTAGCCCGGAACTTCGCGGTCAACGCGTGGAAGCGCTCGATTTCTTACTATCTGGAAAACCGGGAATTGTCATTGTGCCAGTTGCTGGTCTCAGAAAAATGCTTCCACCAGTTTCGCTTTGGAAACATTTCAATATATCCATTGTAGAGGGCGAAGAAATTGATCCAGATGTACTACGCCAAAAACTAGTGACAATGGGTTACACAATGAGTGGAATGGTAAATACGCCGGGAGAATTCAGTGTTCGCGGCGGGATTATTGACATTTATCCAATTACAGAAGAATTTCCAATTAGAATAGAACTTTTTGACACCGAAGTAGATTCTCTTCGTTTCTTTGATGTGGAAACGCAGCGCTCGACAACACGTGTGGAAGAATTCCGTTTACTACCTGCAACAGAAATCATTTTAGATCAAAGCTATTACCCAGATATCGTCAAACGCTTAGAAAAGAAAATGACACATACTTTAAATGAATTGAAAGAAAACGAGGATAAACAAGCGCTCGTTGAAAATTTAGAAGAAGACCTTGAAATGCTTCGTTCTGGCGTGAAACCGGATATGTTCTTTAAATATATCGGTCTGGCTTATCCTGATCCAGCCTCCCTTTTTGACTATTTACCAAAAAACACGGCAATTTTGCTTGATGAATTTGGGCGAATTTTAGAAACGGAAGAAAGCTTGGAGCGGGAAGAAGCGGAGTGGCAAACGGAAACGTTAAGTCGAATGGAAACGGTTCGCGACGTGCAAGTAAGTCATTCTTTTAAAAAGCTATTAGAAGCAAATCACTCGCCGAAAATTTACTTATCCCTTTTCCAAAAACAAATGGCGAGCATGCGCGTCTCGAAAACGACCAACATTGTCTATAAACAAATGCAACAATTTCACGGTCAGATGAACGTGTTGAAAACCGAACTAGAAAGCTGGCACAAGAACAATTATGCGGTTGTTATATTAGCGCCAAACGTAGAGCGTGCCGAAAAAATGCAACAAACTTTAGCTGACTATGACATGGAAAGCACGATTTTGAAAAAAGAATCGGATGTTCCAAAATATGGAATGGTTCAATTTGTCATCGGAACTTTCCAGAACGGTTTTGAACTTCCGCTTGCTAAAGTAGCGATTATTAGTGAAACCGAACTCTTTAATAAAAAGATTAAAAAAGTGAAAAAGCGCCAAAAACTTTCGAATGCAGAACGAATTCAAAGTTACTCTGAATTAAAAGTGGGCGACTATGTGGTTCACGTTAACCACGGTATTGCTCGGTACGTAGGCATGGAAACGTTAGATATCAATGGCGTGCATAAAGATTATTTGCTACTTGTTTACCAAGGCGAAGATAAACTATTTATCCCCGTTGACCAACTTGATTTAGTTCAAAAATATGTTGGTGCAGAAGGTAAATCACCAAGATTAAACAAACTTGGTGGCGCTGAATGGAAGCGAGTGAAGAAGAAAGTACAAGCTTCCGTCCAAGATATCGCAGACGATTTAATCAAACTATACGCCGAACGTGAAGCTGAA
The sequence above is drawn from the Listeria monocytogenes genome and encodes:
- the pth gene encoding aminoacyl-tRNA hydrolase, with protein sequence MKLIAGLGNPGKKYERTRHNVGFMVVDELSFRHQTPWKKSKFNGMTSEIIVGGEKMILVKPLTFMNASGECIRPLMDYYNIPIEDVVIVYDDLDLPVGKIRLRQKGSAGGHNGMKSIIQHVKTQEFNRIRVGVSRPLKGEVIHYVLGDFPKAEQPDIIAAIQKSADAIEDYAQTPFIEVMNKYNQK
- the mfd gene encoding transcription-repair coupling factor; translated protein: MKGLQQLIYEQKDIRAVLNALDEKEKAQLVTGLTGSSRALFASVVEGASKRPVVFVTHNLYHAQKLYDDLLSLMDVDRLFLYPADELISSELSISSPELRGQRVEALDFLLSGKPGIVIVPVAGLRKMLPPVSLWKHFNISIVEGEEIDPDVLRQKLVTMGYTMSGMVNTPGEFSVRGGIIDIYPITEEFPIRIELFDTEVDSLRFFDVETQRSTTRVEEFRLLPATEIILDQSYYPDIVKRLEKKMTHTLNELKENEDKQALVENLEEDLEMLRSGVKPDMFFKYIGLAYPDPASLFDYLPKNTAILLDEFGRILETEESLEREEAEWQTETLSRMETVRDVQVSHSFKKLLEANHSPKIYLSLFQKQMASMRVSKTTNIVYKQMQQFHGQMNVLKTELESWHKNNYAVVILAPNVERAEKMQQTLADYDMESTILKKESDVPKYGMVQFVIGTFQNGFELPLAKVAIISETELFNKKIKKVKKRQKLSNAERIQSYSELKVGDYVVHVNHGIARYVGMETLDINGVHKDYLLLVYQGEDKLFIPVDQLDLVQKYVGAEGKSPRLNKLGGAEWKRVKKKVQASVQDIADDLIKLYAEREAEKGYAFSADDEMQREFEEAFPYQETEDQLRSISEIKKDMERPRPMDRLLVGDVGYGKTEVALRAAFKAIMDGKQVAFLVPTTILAQQHFETMKERFQGFPIEIGLLSRFRTKKQQTETLKGMKNGTVDVVVGTHRLLSKDVEYQDLGLLIVDEEQRFGVTHKEKIKQMRSKIDVLTLTATPIPRTLHMSMLGVRDLSVIETPPANRFPVQTYVAEQNNVLVREAIERELARDGQVYYLYNRVESITQKADEISAMVPDARVATAHGQMGESELEAVILSFLEGEFDVLVTTTIIETGVDIPNVNTLFVQDADRMGLSQLYQLRGRVGRWNRIAYAYFMYQKDKILREEAEKRLSAIKEFTELGSGFKIAMRDLSIRGAGNILGAQQHGFIDSVGFDLYSQMLKEAIEAKKPKEEQKQIVPVEIDIQADAYIPEYYITDGRQKIEMYKRFRNIETLSELEDLQSDMIDRFGEYPEEVEYLFTMTELKVHALEVGIESVKQEQNKITMLFSESGTAGIRGDIVMQIIGEFGRMVGVGMEGTQLKITINVQNKPLKEWLYQVKSLAEKLRGAMKEKASTEN